The stretch of DNA CAATGTGAAATCTGTTTAAACAAGACTTACTCATCAATGTACTGTCTTCCGCTGCTGTACTCTGGTCTTGATCTCGAATAGAGTTTACtgcaaaggagagagaaaagctttgatacattttattaaatcaaCTGATCACAAAAACACTGAATAACATCACAACATTTACTAATGCAAAGTTATCTGTAAACATACTCATCCACCCGgtccctctctctgtactctggtTTTGATCTTGAATAGGGTTTActgcaaaggagagagagagaaaagctttGATTAGTTGATATTCGTCACTGTTAAATGCAAACTGACCACAAAAACACTGAATAACATCACACATTTACTAATGCAAAGCTTATCTGCTAAAACATACTCATTCCACCCGGtcccctctctctgtactctggtCTTGAATAGGGTTTACTGCAAAGGAGAGAGTGAAGAAAACTTTGATTAGTTGTATTGGTCCACTTTAAATGAACTCCAAAAACTGTACCACAACAAAGCTATCTGTAAACATACTCATCCACCCGgtcctctctctgtactctggtTTCTTGAATAGGGTTTACtgcaaaggagagaggagaaaacttTGATTAGTTGTATTGGTCCACTTTAAATGAACTGAACAAAACCATACACAAGATTATCTGTAAACATACTCATCCACCCGTCCCGTCTCTCTGTACTCTGGGTCTTGAATAGGGTTTActgcaaaggagagagagagaaaagctttGATTAGTTGTATTTGTCCACTTTAATAAACTGACCACAAAAACACTGAATAACATCACACCATTACTAATGCAAAGTTATCTGTAAACATACTCATCCACCCGGTCCCTCTCCTGTACTCTGGTCTTGAATAGGGTTTACTGCAAAGGAGAGAGTGGAAATAGCTTTGATTAGTTGTATTGGTCCACTTTAAATGAACTGACCACAAAAGTTATCTGTAAACATACTCATCCACCCGTCCCTCTCGCTGTACCTCTGGTCTTGAATAGGGTTTACTgcaaaggagagagtgagaaaagctTTGATTAGTTGTATTGGTCCACTTTAAATCAACTGACCACAAAAACACTGAATAACATCACAACATTTCCTAATGCAAAGCTATCTGTAAACATACTCATCCACCCGGTCCCTCTCACTGTACTCTGGTCTTGACCTCATGTAGGGTTTCCCATCTCCAGAAGGCCCCTCACTTCTAACCTGCAAATATGAGAAACAGAAGAATATattataaactgagtggttcaagccctgaatgctgattggctgaaaaatcatttattttaattattatgttgataaccagtttataatagcagtaaggcaatCCAGAGGTTTGTGGTATtaggtcaatataccacggctaagggttgtatccTAAGAACATCCCTTATCCGTGGTATATAGGCCACATACCACacccccctcgtgccttattgcataATAAGACATTCTGTCTACAAAAGGACATGTTGTAGaaacaaatgaaaacaaaataatcattACTTACTGGTGTCTGACAGGTAACGTAGGTGACTTCTTCCTCTGAAATTAAGAAAAAAAGTAAACCAACATTCCTAAGTTCCACTttctttatttaaatttttattaaacttttatttaacgaggcaagtcagttaggaacaaattcttatttacaatggcggcctaaaACCGGGCAAACCCTATCCAGggcgacgctggaccaattgtgcgcggCCTTATGGGACTcgcgatcacggccggttgtgatacagcccgggatcgaaccagggtctgtagtgacacctctagcactgcgatgcagtgccttagaccgctgcgccactagggagcTTAGTTCAGTCTAATGGTAGATGTATGCCTAAAGTAGCCTTGTGTTATCATGCATGTCTAACTTACTGTCCTCTCTGTAGAAGGTTCTGTCTGGGGATGGTTTTGTCACAGTGACCTTGGCTTTGGCCATGGCTTCTTTCAGCTTCTTCTCATACAGTGGTCTTGTAGTGTCTCCAATGCAGAAATGTTAGATGTGGCTCAGTAATGCAATTAAACCATAGTTACATGATTATTAGAATATCATCAGTACATTTGAGGCTGTCTGGTCATAGACATGTAAGTTAGTCTATTAGGCAGGCCTATTCAGACTAGGAATTTGTAGCTAAAATAACTAGCCCAGCCCATGTATTGTAACTTTAAAACATAGGCTGGCCTAGCCAACTACACTCCATGATTAACGATGGCTTTCGCggcaaataaataatataaaataaaaaataaaatatatatacacacaactaGTGTGGGAGGACTGGAACTCtgatgtcaaataaaataacgtttttatttttttttaaactacagaTTTCAACTGTGTAAATGTGTTGTTATTCTTTCATTTTCTGTGTGGTCGGAGCTGCAGTCCGCCCACACTAGTCAACGCTCTGGGTAAGTTTAGCTTAGCTTAACGTGAGCTAATTCAAACTAATCAAAACATGACTTACCAACGACAGGCCCATGCTTAATTCCATACTCATCCAGCAGGTCCTTGATTTCTTGGTCAGATTTATTGCGCAGTGCGGCCATACTGTCGGCGATATATTCGTAGCTACTCTGATTGAAACAGACAATTACTCGTGTTGACTAACAGTTACAGTTTCATTTACCAAAAAACCAACCTTCTGTCCCCACCCACTTCCACACAACATTCCTGTGTTATTTCCGGGTCCTCgttgaacattctattgaaactgTGACAGCGCCCTCCTCTGAATTTCTTGCGCGTTGGCAACAGTCACGTAGTAACGTTACCAGAGAATGTATAAAATAAGATGTACATTtgtgtgcaacaacaacaacaacaaaaacgactgACGCTTAAAGTTTAATGGAATTATAAATATACCCTTTTATTATCCACAAAACAGATAAAGACATGATGTAGATGAAGCCATGATGACAATAAGTGACAGACACTACAGAATATAAGGAGATAGCATTTGCCTTACAATTAAGCATTGTTTTAACTTAACTACTGCTACTTTACGTTCTAATTATATTCAGACACATtgacaatacagtacagttgttAGGCAAGACAATTTTAGCCACATCACCAGTCCAAGTCCAGTTGGTATCTTGTCCACCAAAATGTCAGAAGTCCAATCACTGTCAACAGGGTTATCTTCACCAGTAGTAGCACCCTCAGACACTACAGAAACACACGTGT from Salvelinus sp. IW2-2015 unplaced genomic scaffold, ASM291031v2 Un_scaffold1594, whole genome shotgun sequence encodes:
- the LOC112071355 gene encoding emerin isoform X1, which encodes MAALRNKSDQEIKDLLDEYGIKHGPVVDTTRPLYEKKLKEAMAKAKVTVTKPSPDRTFYREDKEEVTYVTCQTPVRSEGPSGDGKPYMRSRPEYSERDRVDDKPYSRPEYRRGTGWMINPIQETRVQREDRVDDKPYSRSKPEYRERDRVDDKLYSRSRPEYSSGRQYIDEPHVYNTPSSSSSYSKPTPVVKSGGVVKKENTTSSGRLIPLWIQFLIFLIVAGFLYFIFTNMESAESSPFNKIQ
- the LOC112071355 gene encoding emerin isoform X2, which encodes MAALRNKSDQEIKDLLDEYGIKHGPVVDTTRPLYEKKLKEAMAKAKVTVTKPSPDRTFYREDKEEVTYVTCQTPVRSEGPSGDGKPYMRSRPEYSERDRVDDKPYSRSKPEYRERDRVDDKLYSRSRPEYSSGRQYIDEPHVYNTPSSSSSYSKPTPVVKSGGVVKKENTTSSGRLIPLWIQFLIFLIVAGFLYFIFTNMESAESSPFNKIQ